In Spea bombifrons isolate aSpeBom1 chromosome 9, aSpeBom1.2.pri, whole genome shotgun sequence, the genomic stretch TAGTAAACCAGAACAAACAAACAGACAGTAAAGGTGCCGTCCCACCTACTCTGCCAAATATCACCCTAAAAGTGCCTTTCCGGGAAATTCTTAAATCATAatatttcagggaatgcttaattgtcatgtgacagaaaAGTGGGCACTGATGGGTTCTTACAGATCTGTTaagatttatttgcttaacatgctaGAGAGGGCAATTACTGGTTTGTTCAGGCGGAACACCACCTTAAGAACCCGGTGGAGAAAGGAGGCTTGAATAAATGTTTAATTCTGAAAAATGTTGCCTCGTTCATAATGTTTCAGAGAATGTCTAATTGCCATGTGACGGAAAAGCGGGCACCGATAGGTCGTTGCCATTTAAAGCACAAAATAATCTCTTATGCACAATATTGCTTTTCCATGGGGTTAGGTAACATGTGGTGAATCGGTGAACCGGGTTAGAACATTGCGTTCGGTAAACAATGTGAACGCGGCTGCCGGGTGAGTGACTCCGCGAGTCAGGTGTCTGTCGGCGGAGAGGACTGTGCTGAATGATTGAGTCACAGGCCTCCGGCACATGGAGAAAGACGGATCACATCTTATCAAGCAATTACTCCGTCTTATTTACATTAGCAGCAGAGTACCGGAGGCAAGGAAATTTCCAGGGCGAAGAGGAGGCGCATTTAAAGGGAACCCAAAGAGTTAACAGATCCACAATTGGGGCCTAGTGATATACGGGTGTCAGTGGCTGTCCCTGCGTTATACAGCATGGAGTGTGATGCCCCTTATCTGGACATTGTAAATCCTTCCTACGTAAACGGATTACCCCCCCATGTACCGGTATTGGTTGGGACCCAGTGTCACCAGAAAAACAGATGCTATAGGCGGTTGCAGCTATTGTTTCGTTGGGCAATTAACCGGTGCGAGTAACTTGCCTAGTTAGACATTCCCACCCGGCAAGCACACCATGGAACATCCGCCTCCTTCAATATGGGAGCCGTGGGTGGGATTGGCTAGTGGTGGGTAGGCAAAAGAAGTTGGCACTAGGCCCAAGCCGAGAGGTTCAGCTTTTAAGGACCTGTTGGGGACATCAATGATCCCCCCTGAAACCGGTCCATTTATACTAATGAGCATTACCGGGGACTGTCCGAGATTCGCACGGAGCCTCGGGTGGATCCTTGCTTTCCCGGCTCTCCGGGGCAATTCCTTTTTTTAGACCATTCGTGTGGCTGACCCCCACCCCTACATGTGCATGTACTAATGCAtgaaatgttatcatatcctgGTGTTCCGCTGGAGAAGGACCCCCCCCTTGCCATGTTAGAGCCGAGGGGTGGGTTATTGCACTAGATTAGACCTAAACTACTGACCACCATAATATCAGGCTAGGAGAGGAGGAAGCTAGATATCAGCCCACATCATAGGGTACCCAGAAACTCCGGGGCAAATGTGGCAGTTACCCAGGACCCAAGAAGCATTGCCCCTGGGTATCTAAACTTTTGTGTTACAAATATTTCTCCTGGGGACCAAGGCCGCTCGTAtttactgtgtgtgtcaccACGCACAGTGCAGTAAGATAAGGACACACAGATGTCGCTGTAGCCTGGCTGCTCCCTGCACTTTTGTCTTTTGTGACATCCAACCCTACAGTGTAATAAATGCTTTTCCTTATTAAATATTACGCAATTATGATGCAAGAGCAATTACCTTGTCACTGCTTGCTGGGCCGTTGTTATTTTTGGCTTGTGGAGTTCCCGGTGTCGCACGGCTCTGCCAAAACATATTGCGTCTCACACAAATACGGAAATTGATCGCCTTCTAGAGATGCAGAACAGCTTAGTCTTGGAatctgcagaagaaaaaaaaaatcatatattaaaatatggatTTTAAACACTGCAGGATCAGTaatcattaaatgtaatatatatatattagttatatatatattatattatttatatactgcatattatgtatattgtttatatattatttattatatactattttcatatctatttgttttatgtattctatttattatttatatattatgttttgtgtatttattatattttatttattacatattatgtatatatggcAAGGCAAAGGTGGAGgatttgatttttctttgtgtttaacccttgggctgctttttttttgggggggggggtgactgtGGCTGTAATCAcacgatatataatatatttctcagaacaggtttgtcaggttgtttgggggttaaaaggccgcatttgggaagtgtgcatctttcaatttaccccatcaaatcaaatattgttaaaaactaaaaaccaTAACGGGACAGTGTGTGCTTTAATTACTGCTTTAGAATAAGTCTAAACTTCATGGGAAGGGGGCGCGCTACACCACTGCACTCAACGTCAATGAAAGGCACACATGATGGATCCAGTCAGTGCGTAAATATCGCCTGCTTTAATTCTATATAATTCGTAGGAACAAGCTCACTTCCCTGGTGTCAGTTTTCACTCACCGGGCCTACACCGTGAAACATCATAGAATTTGTATGCATGGAGCCAAAAAACCACAGGAATTATAAATTATGGCGTTAGGAGAAGGGGCCCTCCAAGTGTTCGTGAATTAAAGCTTTCCTTTCCATAAAAACGTATTCACATTTCCATGACAAAAAATCTTATTCAAATAGAAGCCGCTTACTTATAATTTGCTGCCAATAACCCCTCAGGAAAGTGTAAATGCGGAAACTGAACTACAACACCCGGCATGCTTTTCGGCTCAGCCAGGAGTCAACGCACAAAGTAATGTAGAAAGAACTACAGCTCCCGACAGGCTTTGCGCCGCACCAATGTCTATGAGCGGAGGCGTGCTTCCCGTCATGCTGTGCGGCTGGACCCGGAAGTGGGACTGTTGTTGTCATTTTCCAGCTGTAAGAAACTGCAGGGGCAACCATGAATGTGGTCCTCGCAGTCAAGCAATATGTGTCCAAAATGATAGAGGACAGCGGGCCTGGGATGAAGGTCCTGCTGATGGACAAGGAGACGGTATGCAAGGGGTTAAGATTTATAGCTCAATAATAATAGTACATAatatatcatcatcattatgaaatgtgttattcatcCTGCTCAAGGCAGAGGTAAATGTCTTACTCTCATAACAGTCTTAATAATTCATTGAATTATTTTgttcaaaatataatattttaacctCATTTTATGAAATGGTAGAGGAGGGGTGTTGCTGACTGAAGCTAATAATCTCCAAGTGtaaagaataaattaaactgagttattattattactattaatttattaatgataataatgtagTATTCAtgtattcttttaatttatttaatatggaatCGATTGTGATTATATGGATAAAAgctattattattgatttattattattaataataacgtATTActattcttcttttattcttttaatttatttaaatcggCAGTGAATTGATTGTGCTAATCTGGAtaaatgctattattattattattaatttattattaataaaaatgcattactattattaatttattgtaatttatttaatcgGCAGTGAATTGATTGTGCTAATATGGATAAATGCTATTATTAtgattgatttattatttattctgattaataataataatgtattattcattaatCCTTTTAATTTAATCATTATGATTGGTGTAATTATTGCTGTGAGCACCGGTTCTGCGTCAGCGACGGCATTAAGTAAAACTACAGCTAAAATATTTGAACAGTAAAAACTCCTGCAGCGTATACATCTATGCTATGCTTAGAATTCGGCATCGTTTATTATTTCCACGTTGCTCCGTGCGATGACTGAACAATTTCTACGAAAGATGTGCTACGGAGACACACAGCAttcgccggcagatcggccccttcCGGCCCATcaagtttttcctgctgtaaagactcaaacctaaatcggtccttggtctcgtcaggagccaaatgcctatcccatgcatgttccctctaccacatctgcttagaggctgttccacttatctaccaccttctccgTAAAGTACATCGTGACGTAGCCTAGGAAGTGTTTTTCATGTCCTTTCTAGAGCAAATTCTCAGCGCGTCCGGAAAACAGCCCAATAACTCCACTCCGAGTATGTTTGAAGTCCTCCTATCCGCTGTGGCTAGTGTTTTCTCCGGTTGAGTAGCCGTGATTAATTCCTCCCCGTTTTCCCGCAGACCAGCGTGGTCAGTATGGTGTACACCCAGTCCGAGATCCTGCAGAAAGAAGTCTATCTTTTTGAACATATAGATTCCGCCAACCGAGAGAGCATGAAGCATCTGAAGGCCATTTGTTTTCTGCGACCAACTAAGGTAATTTCACAAAGACTCTGCCGGCAAATCGGCCCCGTTCTGCCCCCGTCTAGCCCGCCTATTCTTCCTGACGTCGGGAGTCggatgtctgtcccatgcatgtttacattccctcgctgtattatcctctaccacttctgctgggaggctgttccatttatttattacccTTTTGACAAACAGAGAAGTAAGCGCAGTCTGGTGCTCCTTGGGTTTTCCCTGGAATATCGTCCACGGCAGACAAGACTGAGTATTGAAGTTTATTTGGCGATGAGCCTCCTTTGCATGTTGTTGTGTTTGTCAATCAAAATCGTTTTTCCTCCTTTAAAGGAAAACGTCGAGTACTTGATCAAGGAGCTTCGCAGACCAAAATACAGCGTCTATTTCCTCTGTGAGTATAGAATGGCACAACCCgactaataaaataatcagttcctcccaactgtcccgcttttTGGAGGTAGAGCTCGGCGGGACACCAGAGAATGTATACTGCACATTGGCAGCACTGCCAGTGACGCGCTACCTCCCAGGCTCCGCCCCCAGCATCCTGATTCGCCAGCGGTAGTTGGGgggtatattaatattgtttaaaaaaaaaaaaaaataataacatacaaaaatatattttttcatcctgtttttttctagattttaGCAACGTTATCAGCAAGAGTGACGTTAAGTCCTTGGCGGAAGCCGACGAGCAGGAGGTGGTTTCCGAAGTACAGGTGAGTTGGTCTCTGCCGCTAATGTCGTAGCTGCCCACTGTCCCGAATCACAGTCCCTAGGCCTGGAAAATGCTTGTTTAGTGGGACTGCCAGCAGCTGAGCGGGCACTCCGTTCTAGGGAAGACGGGAGACTCGAGTGTATTCCAGGTTGTGGCGCTTGATGTCACCGCCTGACAGCGCCCCAGCAATGAAGCTAATTAAAAATACTGATAATTACTGAGAATCCTTATTTTTTTGGAGCAGATTGTGTGAGAATAATGCTTATGATGACTCCTGTTACTCGCTCATGATGTGCGCTCCATGTCCCAGGTTCACGCATAGCCCTGCTTAGTATCAGTCATGTGGTTGCGCAGGTTGGGTGTGTAGTGTTTGGGTTTTCGATATCTGTCCAATCTCTTTATCGTTCTCCAGGAATTCTACGGGGATTATATCGCTGTGAACCCTCACTTGTTTTCCCTGAACCTTGTGGGCTGTTATCAGGTGAGGCTCTGATAATCGTTGCGGTGTTCTAAAGTCATCTGATCAGACTGTTTAGTTGGTCCACAAGGAGAAGATCCATCGTTTTTCAAGTCCGTGTTCCTTTTAATGTTTCTCTGTTCCAGGGACGGAATTGGGATCCCTTTCATCTGTCGAGGACCACGCAAGGTCTGACTGCGCTCCTTCTGTCTCTGAAGAAGTGTCCCATGATCCGATATCAGCTGTCTTCAGACATGGCCAAGAGGCTGGCAGAAGGAGTTAAGGTGTGCAGAGGACAATATTCACCCCATTGTCTGTGGAATACTGCCCCGGGTCCTTAACAACTCCATGGGAACATTTATCTGTGGCCCTCAAATAAGGTTGTGCAAGATCCTTGTTGTTTGTAACAAGGATCTTCAATGTTTTTGTTGCTGACCATCCATAAACTTCATCCTGTACACTTTGTGTCACCCAGCAAGTGATCACGAAGGAATATGAGCTGTTTGATTTCCGTCGGACGGAGGTCCCGCCGCTACTGCTGATTCTGGATCGTTCCGATGATGCCATCACGCCGCTCTTGAACCAGGTTGGTATGATGTCTTCTCGCAAGCGTCCATTGGTACTGAAGCTAATCTCACTTGGCAAATTGGTAATGAAGTTGCACGGTGCATCATTCTGACTTAAAATTATGGCTATTGACAcacattattcttatttatgttattttagctAGAATTCCCTGGTTGATGGTTGACTTTGGGTCTGTCCCAACTAATGGCTTGTGTTCAGACTGAAACCATGGTGAATGGGTAACCATTGAATATTCCTAATGCATCTTCCTCTGCTTTCTGGGAAACAGTGGACATACCAAGCCATGGTTCACGAGCTCCTGGGCATCAACAATAACCGCATCGACCTGTCCCGCGTGCCGGGCATTAGCCGGGATCTCAAAGAAGTGGTGCTGTCTGCAGAGAACGATGAGTTCTATGCCAACGTGAGTATAATATTAACCGCTCTGTAGAGACGTGATATGGTTGTTCCAACCCCTGGCTCATAAGGAACCGTATTAACATCATATATGCGGTTAGAAGTTTTAGGACTAACCTATTTTCCAGCTCCCTGGAATTCTAGCCTTTAGCCACCAAGTTATACACTTGCCATAGTTCATGGAGTTTTGTACCCTGTCTGCGAAATCCTGATGAGCTTGTGGGTAAAGGAACCTTAACCTAGCCTGGCGCTGTGCTACTGTAGGATTGCAACCTCTTCTTAATGGAGGGACTTCTTGATTTTCTTGTCCCCAGTAGCGTACTTGTTCTACGCCTCTTTGAAGCTCTAAATAGAGCATTTCTCTCCCCAGAACATGTACCTGAACTTTGGGGAGATTGGCACCAACATCAAGAACCTGATGGAGGACTTTCAGAGGAAGAAACCCAAGGGCCAGCAGAAACTGGAGTCCATCTCAGATATGAAGGTAGGGCAAGCAGAACAACGGAGAACTAAAATCTAGAAAAGAGGAACAGTATCTTGgccctaaaataaaaacaaacgtACTATGAGCTATGTGAAACTAAGGGTTGCTTTTATCGAACTGGCAGGTGGTATGGGGTGGTAGACACCACTGAAGTGAGAGGTCATTGAGATTATTTCCCTAATGAACGCATGGGCTTAAAAATCTCACTTTGCCCTCAAAAGGTAGAGAACAAAATTGGTATCTGCTCCATCCCACAAATTGATATTGCTCTATTTGCCCCAGATAAgtatatttaaagaattttgtGATACTTTCAGTGACCAGCATTTACAGGTTGAGACTTCAAGGCCACAAAGGTTGCTTCTTCAGGTAATAAAGGCAGCAAAGATGGTAGTCGTCCTCTTAGTGGCCGGTATGACATATTGCCTCAAGGATACTCCTGTTGACACATTCCCTCCAGTAGTGCTTGTTGAGCGTAGATCAAAGAAAGTCGCTGTGATAAATTGCGGCAGAAATACCCTCTTATACCACATTGTGGAATCCGTCGTTTGTTTGATCAGGTGCTGGTGGAACTTCAGCGGAGCTGCTGAAACTTGCTTTCGTtgttctttatgtattttttaatgaaagggCTGTTGCCCGATATCCTTCCCACCACCAGGTGGCAGACATGACCTTGCTTATACCGGTCCATGTTGGAGAATGTCTTCAGTATTTGCTGCAGTTTATACAAACCGTAATAGAGCAATAATAGCCGGTTAGATGAACGTCTGGAAGCGCTTCAAACCGTCAGAAAAGGCGTAAGCCCGTTTGTCTCTCTAGTGTTTGATGGATTGGTTAATCAGAAGAGCGATTAGATGCTCAACCAACTTCCTATGAAACATTTAGCGACATTCACAGGTGTTGAACGTGATCTCCTTGATCCAACTCTCCAAAATGTACTATTTTTATCCAGGCTTTCGTGGAGAATTACCCCCAGTTTAAGAAGATGTCGGGCACAGTGTCGAAGCACGTGACGGTGGTGGGCGAGCTGTCCCGTCTGGTCAGCGAACGGCATCTTATGGAGGTGTCCGAGGTTGAACAGGAACTGGCCTCTCAAAATGACCATTCCAACGCGCTACAGGTGATGACTACAACGTGCCTTGAGCGATTATTACAATTTCCTGAATTACCCTGCTTGTATCAAATCATACGACCTTAAAGGAACAGGCATGACCCTCTTGACATTCTCAACTCCACAGGTGAGACCAGACCAACATCACAGGCTAGGCGTTCACaggtgtataaatgtatatggatCCCTATGTTATTATTAAATGGCCTCCAGTAACATACTGACATAGCATGTTAAagaaaaaggtaattttaatgCCCACGTACCTTTTCTGGTGCTTTCTGATATGTTTTTTAGAACAGGAAATAATATGATCACAGAAAGGACCACAAAGTTGGACTGGAAGCCTCCATAAGGCATTGTCCAACTCTGTTAAAGCTCTAATCTGTAttagagagaggagaaaaggtCCATGCATGGAAATAttgtggagaaaaaaataccCTTTAACCCCTATAGTATTCACACGGAGTACAACTTTTCCAAGTAGGCCGGTCTAGTTCAGATAATTAGCAGAAGGTCAGTATGGTTTCCTCATGGTTCTTATGAATGACTTCTCTAATTGTTTTGAGACAGAGCTAATAAAGAGCCACTGTTACTCGTGCTGATGGTATCACGCCAGGCTGCCCGGTCGCTGTGCCCGATGACACACTCTTGTGTTTACAAGTCCATCATTCTGCCTGAGACGCGACCATTGTGTCCGTGAACATGAATCAGGGTTGGAGGGTAGACGGACAATAGACTGGCTGTGTGATATGCGCAGTGGGACGTCATAGGCACCGTGTGTCCCGCACTTCTGGACCATCTGTGTCATCCAGACAAAGTGGATTTTACATACCGATTACATTACGGAACAGTAAACCCTCCAGCATCTGAAACTGTCTCGTTTTTGTCAATGTTTAGCCAAAtctaaaaaatacactttttaaacATGAGAAACTATCGCAATAAGCTTTAAAAATGGAAGCAGTGAGTATTTTCTGTGTCCTTCCTGGGCATAATGAATTAAGTGCCGTGATTTATTGCGGCTCCTTGGAGACAACATGACTTGTGGCTGCTCTGTAGTTGCCAGTTCTCCTCCTCTGTCTGTGTGTAGCTTTTATTCCCATCACCCTCTTTCTTTACCCCTTTCAAGGGACTTTAGGCTGTTGTTCCAGATACGTGGGTCAGAATTCCAGAAGGTAGTATCTCGCGTCCAATAATTGTTCCAGTCATATCATCGAAGTTCCTTCACAGAATGTTCACTTGTGCTCTACAAATCAAAACCTCACGCGTAGAGTATTTGGAGGTCTATGTGTTAAACTTCTTGTTGTATCTCTGCTAGATAATGAAGCCATCTAGACATGATGGCCCTTGGACCAGACAACAAAAAACGCCATAACGTTGCTTTttccacctgaccagggcttccacttctgtattttttgttgcaGAATGTGAAACGTCTCCTGCAGAACCAGCGGTTATCTGAGCTTGACGCCACCCGACTCGTCATGCTGTACGCTCTACACTACGACAGACACAGCAGCAATGGTCTTCAGGGTCTCATGTCCGACCTCAGAAACCGCGGCGTGTCTGAGAAGCACCGCAGGGTAAGACCACCGCACCTCATGAGAGCCTGACCCTGTTTAGAAGTTTAACACTTCGTTTCTCATGGGTTACCAGGACCATGATTCTTCTGGTCCTTCACATATAGCTATCATAGTTGTTGTCCCTCTCTAATTCATACAGCTGGTGTCCGCGGTGGTGGAATTCGGTGGAAAGAGAATAAGAGGAAATGAACTCTTCAGTCCGAAGGACGCCGTAGCAATCACCAAGCAGTTTTTCAAGGGTTTGAAGGCATGTGGATCTTGCATCTTAAATCAAGAAACCCCTATCATCACTTGTAACTGTGGTTAGGTGGGATCTGATTGAATTCTTGAGGCATGGATATTATCGGGGTCTCAATAAGAAGCAGTCCTCTAAAACGACACTTGGTTAGCCAAGACCATGCTAAAAGTTGCAATGATCTGTAGAGGGAACCGCTGTATTTATTGTTACAACATTGTCCCAAAGTCCCGCTAACCTCGGTTGTGTGTGATTGTGCCGCAGGGCGTGGAGAACGTGTACACTCAGCACCAGCCATTCCTCCTCGACACCTTGGATCAGCTCATCAAGGGGAAATTGAAAGACAATCTGTATCCATATGTGGGACCCAGCACGCTCCGGGACAGGTGGGTGAACCCCGCGGGTCAGTCCGGTGCCGCTTACATGTGAAGGGGTTCGCGCGATAGTGCCGTGTATCATTGGAGCACTGTGATTCCGGTTTTCTCATCTAATATTCCATAACCCACAAACAATTAAACCACATCATGTAATAATAAGATGGGAAGTCATCAATAAGTGTCCAGCTAGAAGAGTTATACCTCGCTAGAGTCTAGAAAATATTTCAGATTTCTAGAACTGGGTAAAAACTGCTGCAATGGCAACCGTGTGGCTTCTGATCatgtatatgattatatatacacaacatatGCATAGTCCTCCATTTactcccttttattttatacgTACTATCAAGCATAGAGGGTTAACTCAGTATAATTCTACATCTGCCTTGCAGGCCTCAAGACATCATCGTGTTTATGATCGGAGGGGCCACGTATGAGGAAGCTCTCACAGTCTATAACCTCAACCGGGTAACGCCTGGGGTCCGAATCGTGTTAGGCGGGACGACCATCCACAATACCAAGAGGTGAGTGGCCGGTGGGCTGCGCTGTTCGATTACACTTGGGTGACTCCTTCCGAAGTGGTTGATGAGTATGAGTTGGAGGTTTAGGTTTCGCCATAAGTTTACCCCATTTGTGTTTGTACTTTCTGGTCTTCTTGGTGAGCCGCGTTACTCTAAAGTTCTTTGTCTACTCTTCCGGCTAAAGATGGGAAAGttcaaccaatgaagggaaATGCTTAGAGTTGGAGGGTTCCTTGCGTTTTATTTCCCTTCTCATGAGAAAGTTGACTCCTGGAAGCAGGATATCTATGCCCGAGGAGGGCCAAAGACATTTGGGAGACATGTCCTTGGTCTGCCAGGCTGGACACGTGATAAGCAAATGTCTTCCATAACACCTGAAACTCAAAGCATCTCAATCAATGTTCTATTTGAACGTAAGTAGACTTAAACAAAGCCTTGGTGATAGTCACTTAAGGTATTCTATATGTCTCTTTTGTGCTCTAAATAAGAGTTTCAGTGATATCGTAAAGAGAAGAGGGGAGACCCAAGTGTCTCTTTGTTTATCTGAGGAAGGAGTGATAACATGTTCTTATAGGAACCTTActtctcctctgacctcctcCATGTGAGAACTTTCCTCTATCATTACCGGTGCTCCCCTCCGTCTCATCACAGGCAATGGAAACCTAAACAGACCTTTCCAAAGCACACAGTATAACTTGCCAAGAGTTCAAACGGGCGCGCTGTTTAATATAACCGCCAACACGT encodes the following:
- the VPS45 gene encoding vacuolar protein sorting-associated protein 45, with product MNVVLAVKQYVSKMIEDSGPGMKVLLMDKETTSVVSMVYTQSEILQKEVYLFEHIDSANRESMKHLKAICFLRPTKENVEYLIKELRRPKYSVYFLYFSNVISKSDVKSLAEADEQEVVSEVQEFYGDYIAVNPHLFSLNLVGCYQGRNWDPFHLSRTTQGLTALLLSLKKCPMIRYQLSSDMAKRLAEGVKQVITKEYELFDFRRTEVPPLLLILDRSDDAITPLLNQWTYQAMVHELLGINNNRIDLSRVPGISRDLKEVVLSAENDEFYANNMYLNFGEIGTNIKNLMEDFQRKKPKGQQKLESISDMKAFVENYPQFKKMSGTVSKHVTVVGELSRLVSERHLMEVSEVEQELASQNDHSNALQNVKRLLQNQRLSELDATRLVMLYALHYDRHSSNGLQGLMSDLRNRGVSEKHRRLVSAVVEFGGKRIRGNELFSPKDAVAITKQFFKGLKGVENVYTQHQPFLLDTLDQLIKGKLKDNLYPYVGPSTLRDRPQDIIVFMIGGATYEEALTVYNLNRVTPGVRIVLGGTTIHNTKSFLEEVQAAGFQSRASEGPQGAPRSSVRR